ATAGCCCAAATCTGCCCAATCTCCCACATTGTCATTATAAATATATTCTCCACTAGCAATCTTATCTTTAAAATCGTTATGAAAAAATGTAATGTTAAAGTTGTGACGCTCTGGATGTGAGTAGTACACTGCAATTTCTTTACTAATGCTTTTTTCTGGTTTTAAATCTGGATTGCCGATCCATGGACCCGTCCCTTGTCCTCCAAACCCACGAATTCCGGGGTACAAAAGATCTGTTTTTGGCGCCTTGTAGCCTGTGGCCACGCCGCCCTTAATTGTCCAGTCAGTATTGATGTGATACACCCCATAAATCCTTGGGCTCACATTGCCGCCAAATTTATCATGGTTATCGTAGCGCACCCCACCTGTCAAGGTAAAGGCATCGGTTATCATGTAGTTATCTTCAAGAAAGAGTGCCCACTGCTTATGAGGCTGCACTTTATCGTACCCTGAACCACTAAGAGCAAACACTCCATCCTCATGCTCTGCATCGATATATTGGCCACCCACGACAACAAGATGGTCACCAAGAGGAATATCCATTTTGGCATCAAAGGTGAGTTGTCTTGTTTCCATAATTCTGCGTTCTCTTGGCAAAAAGGCTTCAAGTTCTGCTTGTTGTGCAGGCGTAAGATCTGCTCTATCAGCATTAGCACAATTCGCTGCTCCACCGCCAGCAACGCACGCTGCATCCCAAAGACCCTGAAGAGATTTACGCTCATCTACACTAAAAGGCATGGCTCTCCCAAGATTCGCCGTTTTTATATAAGAAACACCAATGTCGGTTTTACCAAAATTCCAATGGCCAACGTGACTTAACGCCATTTGGTCTCTTTCAAAACGCTGATCTTCAAAATACCCAACTCTTGGCATCACCCGCCTAACGGTAGCACCTGGGGTCATATCAGGATTATAAGAGGTGACATTTCCAGACCTCCAAAGAGAATCGATCCCATCTATTGTTCCTAGTTGATTTTCACTATTATCGTACTTTTGTCGTGAAATATCATAATCAAGAATTACCTCCTGATTGTCCGTTGGCAACCAAGAGAGTTTGGCACCTGCGCTCCAATTTTGATTATCGACGGTTCTTCCACCACTGCCAAACCCAAGAGTTCGCTCATGCACCACACCAGCAGGGTCTGTCACGGGCGCATAACGAGGATTTGAGGCATCTTTTTTATACAAACTTCCTCGAAGCGCTAAGCCTAATTTGTTTTCAATAAGTGGACCCATCACGACAATGTCTGTGGTGCGGTCATCGCCAAAGTCTTTGTTTTCTTGAAAAGTTTGACCAAAAGTAATAGAGCCAACCCATTCATCGGTTATTTTTTTAGTAATAATATTAATCACCCCGCCCATAGCGTCACTTCCATAGAGCGTTGCCATAGGGCCACGGATAACTTCAATGCGCTCTACCATATCAAGAGGTGGAATGTGGTTTTGTTGGTTACCGCCAAAGCTATTGGGATAAATGTCGCCCACATTATTTTGACGCCTTCCGTCAATCAATACAAGAGTATAATCTCCGCCCATCCCTCGAATACTAATACTCCCTTGGCCTGTTTTATCTCGCGTTTCGCCAAGATCAATCCCCTCTATTTCACGTACTGCATCAAGAAGGTTGGTGTAAGGTTTTTTCTCCAACTCTTCCTTGGTAATAACAGAGATGCTCGCGGGTGCGTCGGTGATTTTTTGCTCGAATCCTGCCGCACTCGTGACAGTGACTTCAGAGAGTGTCACCGCTATCTCATCTGCCAACAAGGGATGTCCCAAGATTGCAACAGCTGCTGCCACTGCAATGGCATGCTTTTTTTGAACCATAGCCTAACTCCTTTAAATGGTAAAATTTTCTGGCTGGCTACTGGCGGTAAAAGCGATGGCTGGCTAAGTAACAATTGAAAATGAATCTCGAAATAGTAGTTAATGTTTACTTAATGTTTAATTATATTGAGTATGATTATCGTTTATTAATAAAATGGAGTAGGACTTTCAGAGGAAGATATGGGAAAAATAACCCCTACCTTGAAGGGGGCCACTCCTGTGACCCTAAGCGCTAATTTAGTCGAAAACCGATAGGAAGAATGACAGTAGAAGTTGATTTTGGCTTGGGGAAATCCGCTTTAGCGACACGCTCTACGGATCTAAGTGCTGCTGTGTCTAGTGTTTTGTGTCCTGAGCTTTTTGAGACAAAATACTCTTTAAGCTTGCCTTTTTTGTCAATCACCAACGTCATCTCCACAACACCTGTTTGTCCCATGCGCCTCGCAATGTTAGGATACACCAAGTTACGCAAAACCATGTCCCGAATAATCGTAAAATTTGTCTGTACAAACTGCGCAGAAGCTGCGGCAAGCAAAGCTTGCTTATTGGCCACAGCAGAAGGTGGTGGGCCGGAAGATTGGGCCACTTGGGTGGCTGTGGACTCCTCGTGAAAAACCTCCTCAGGCACAACCTCCGCCACCTCCTTTACTGCCTCAACAGGCGCTACAGGTGCTTTTTCGACCACGCGGGGCTTCTCAATGGGTTTTGGCTTTGGTAGCTCCTTTTTTATGGGCTTGGGTTTCACAACAGGTTTGGGAGCCTCTTGTTTAATGATGGGTTTGGGTGGAGGCGGGGGTGGTGGAGGCGTGAATTCTTGCACCACAGGAGCAGGTTGTTTATATTCAACCATGTTAATTTGCATGCTGACAATTTCATTACCCGAGGTGCTCATTTTAATAGGATTGCTTTGTGCCAAAATCAAATACCCCACAAACACCATTCCGTGCAACGCAAACGATGCCATAAAGCTTTTGCGTTCTAAACGTTTTGTCATCTGTTTCCCCTTGATTATTTTGTCAAAATGAGTTTGTTGTCTTTGGTGATGCGCAATACATAGACACTTCCCTCATGGGCAATTTTCACCACACAGTGCTCGCCAAAGAGTATTTTTGAGTCTATTTTCTTAGACACAGTGGTTTCCTTTTTCATTTTTTAACCACCATGGAGATTTTGTCGATGCTGTTTTGCTTTAACAAATCAATCACATAGATAAAATCTTCATAAAACGCCTGCTTGTCAGACATGATGGTGATGGTGTCTTCCTTGGAAAATGTCTCTATTTTTTGCACCAATGCATCCCGAGAAATAGGAGCATCATCCAAAAAAAACTCTTTTTGAGCATTAATGGCAATCGTGCGTTTCACGTGGTCTATCTCCTCCATAGTAGAGGCTTGCGGGAGGTTTATGTCAATTTTTCCCAAGGCGATAAAGTTCGAAATCACAAACACAATCGCCAACAGCACTAACAGCACATCGATGAACGGAATAACGTTCATCGCATCTTGACGTTTAAGCGACCTCATCTTCCCATTTTCCAATCAATGTGTCGGCTTTGCGCAGGTACATGTTGTACACCATGGTCGTAGGAATAGCCACAAGCAAGCCCACCGCGGTCACTTTTAACGCCATTGAAAGCCCCACCACAATGACCCCAGGGTCAATGGAAGACTGGGTTCCCATGTCATAAAAGACAATCATAATCCCTGCAACTGTCCCCAAAAGCCCCACATAAGGCGCGTTAGAGCCGATGATAGAAAGGGCGGCCAGGTTGTTGGTCAAGTGTGTTTCGGCCTCATTTTTTGTTTTAAATTGGCGGAGATTGATTTTGCGGTAGTAAAAAAAACGCTCAATTGCAAAACTCAAAGAAACAAGGCTCATCAAGAGCAACAAAGCTAAAATAGCCCATTCAACATAGTCTTTTAACACTTCCATGTATGTCCTTAAAGGTATGATAATCACTATCATTATTTAAACGGAATGTTAACACAGGCAAACTTTACGAACTCTTAACACTCTAAAAATTTAACATTCAACTCAGACAACCGCCCATCAATAGGGCATTTGAGGATAAAGAAAATCGTAATCATCACTACAGTTCGCAACAGCCTGTACGCGTGAAAAAGGAGAATAAAATTAATCTTAAAAAAATTTTTGAAATAATAATGTCATATTTTCTTTATTTTTAACGCCATTCGTGCTACACTTTCACCTTAAAACTTCTACACTTTAGTTCATAAAGAGTAATGATGAAACCCTATTCTATTTATCCTGACCAATTCTTCTCCACATTCAAGAAAATCATCAGCAAACTGGGTTTCATTAAAAATTCAAAACGCCATGAAGGGTTGTTGCGCGAATACAAAGAAGCCATCGACCGAAGCGCTATCGTCTCCAAAACCGACCCAAAGGGCACCATCACCTACGTCAACGATGCTTTTTGCACCATCAGCCAATACAGCGCCCAAGAACTTCTGGGAAAACCCCACAACATCATCCGCCATCCCGACATGCCCGCCCTTGCTTTTGAAGAGATGTGGCACACCATCACGTCCAAACGCCCTTGGGGTGGCGTGGTTAAAAATCGCAAAAAAGACGGCACGGCTTATTACGTCAAAAGCCTCATCAACCCCATCCTTAACGAGCACGGAGAAATCGAAGAGTTCATCGCCATCCGTCACGATGTTACCGAGTTAGAAATGTACCGCCAAGACTTAGAAACACGCCTTCAAGAAAGCGTCGATGAAATCGTTCAAACCCAAAGGGAGATTCTCTACACCGTGGGTGCCATCGGCGAAAAACGCAGCAAAGAAACGGGCTTACATGTAAAGCGTGTAGCCCATTATTCTTACGTGCTTGCTAAGCTCTATGGGCTTGATGAAAAGCAAGCGCAACTGCTTAGGGAAGCCAGCCCCATGCACGACATCGGGAAAGTTGGCATTCCCGATTCTGTGCTTCTCAAACCCGGTCCACTGGATGATGAAGAATGGGCGATTATCAAAACGCATCCCACATTGGGATACGAAATGCTCAAACACTCCAACCGTGAAATCCTCCAAGCCGCCGCCATTATCGCCCACGAACACCATGAGCGCTGGGATGGCAAAGGCTACCCGCGCGGTCTTAAAGATGAGGAAATCCACATTTTTGGGCGCATTACAGCCATCGCGGACGTGTACGACGCACTAGGGCACGATCGTGTGTATAAAAAAGCTTGGTCTTTGGCACAGATTCAAGAGCTTTTTCACGAGGAAAAAGGGCGCGGGTTTGACCCTGTTTTGTCCGAACTTTTCCTTACCCACATCCACCAATTTGAAACCATCAAATCCAACCTTTCCCCCTCTTTTTTTTAATTTTTTACCGCCATTTTAAGCGCCCTTTTAGAGCCAAATCGCTAAGGTTATAGCCCAAGGAGTCCCCATGAAATCCCCTTCTGTTTTAGTGTTAATGGACTTTTCGCCCAAAAGTTTTGAAGCCCTGCCTCAAGCCCTCGTCTTAGCTGGCGGTAAGCCTGTGTACGTGCTTCATATCGTTGAAACCTCTTTCTTTTCTGCCAAAGTAAACATGGAGGCCATCACAAAAAACCTCCTAGGGCAACTGCTTTTAGCGTTTCCACATTTTCCAAAAGAGCACTTCATCTGCACTTCGGGTGCTTTCAACAAAGTCCTAAAAGAGCAGATTAGCGCGCTTAATGTAGCCCTCGTGGTCATGGGGCAAAATGGCGAAAAAGGCGCACTTGAAACTTTTTTCCTAGGCTCACACGTCAAATCCATCGTCAAGACCGCAGGGGTCCCAACCTTGTTGCTCAAATCCTACACGCCTGTACCCTACACCCATGTGCTCATCCCCTCAGACTTAAGCGCTGAGTCCAAAGAGCACATCGCACACATGGTCGCGCTGTTTCCAAAAGCGCGTTTTAGCGTTGTGTACATGTATACCGTTCCTTTTGAAAACCGCCTCAGCTTGTACGGCTTGAACCAAAACGAAGCAGAAACCTTTAAAATGGGATTTGAAAACGAAGAAGAAGACAGAGCAAAACTCTTTTTCAAACACCTCACGGATACGTACCCCAACATGCGTTGCATGGTACGCAACGAAAGCGTGAGCCCTGCGACGTTTGTCGAGCTTGCCGACACCCTAGAAGCAGATCTCATCGCCGTGCACACCACGGGCAATTTTAGTTTTTTAGCCTTTGACCTTTTGGAAATATGTGAGGACGATATTCTCATCCATCAAAAATGACCCAGACCATCGACTCTTTGCTCTTAGAGGAATTTGGGCACCACCAGTTTAGACCCAAACAACGCGAAGCCATTGAAGCCATCTTGGCCAAACGGGATGTGCTCATGGTGCTACCCACAGGCGGAGGAAAGTCCCTAGCCTTTCAGCTGCCCACTTTACTCATGGACGGCGTGACGCTCATCATCTCGCCCCTCATCGCCCTCATGCAAGACCAAGTGCGCGCCCTTCGCGCCAACGGATTAAACGCGGCTATGTTAAGTTCTGCCCAAAGCGCCGAAGAAAACGCCGCCACCATCGCCGCCATGCGTGAGCGCAAACTCTCTTTTGTCTATCTCTCGCCAGAACGCCTCAACACCACGTTCATGCAACACGTCCTCTCGTCCATCCTCATCAACTTTTTTGTCATCGACGAAGCCCACTGCATCAGCGAATGGGGACACGAATTTCGCGAAGATTACCGCGCTCTATCCTTGCTCAAAGCCCAGTTTCCTACCGTCCCCATCGCCGCGTTTACCGCCACAGCGACCCCTGAGGTCCAGCGGGACATCCTAGGGCAACTGCGCTTGCATAACCCCCTCGTACTCAAAGGTGACCTCTTCCGCTCCAACCTTTTCATTAGCGTCCAACCCCGCCTTCAAAAAGGGATCGATGCCCTCTTGGCTTTCTTGGCTCCTCGCGCCCATGAGAGTGGTATCATCTACGTTTCAAGCCGCAAACAAAGTGAAGCCTTAGCGGCCCAACTGCGTGCCAAAGGCTTCCGCGCGGGGTGTTACCACGCGGGCATGAGCAAAGAAGACAGAGAGCGTGCCTTTGAAGATTTTGTTTTTGAGCGCGTAAGCATCACGGTGGCGACTATCGCGTTTGGGATGGGAATCGACAAGAGCAACATCCGTTTTGTGGTGCACATGAGCTTGCCTAAAACCCTCGAAAACTACTACCAAGAGATTGGACGCGCGGGAAGAGACGGTGAGAAGGCCGAAGCATTGTTGCTTTATGGCGCCGAAGATGCCCTCTTGGCGCGCATGCGCATCGGAGAGGTTCAAGACACGGCACACCAACAGTTACTACACCAAAAACTAAACGCCATGGTACGGTTTGCTTCGACGCAAACCTGTCGCCACCAAGCCCTCGCACGGTATTTTTCCGACACCATCGACCCGTGTAATGACGCCTGTGACAACTGCAAAGCTGGCCCTGTGGAAGAGCGCGACATCACCACCCAAGCACGCCAATTTCTCTCGGCCATCGCGCGCACCCACCAGCGTTTTGGAAAAAGCTACCTCATCGACCTCGTGCGCGGCAGTGGCACCCAAAAAATCGCCCAAAACGGCCACGACACCTTAAACGTGTTTGGCATCGGAAAAGAGCACAGCAAAAAAGAGTGGCTTAGCATCGTTGAGCGTTTATTGGAAATGGAAACTTTGGGACTTGGGGAACATTTTGAACTCTTTTTAACCCACGAAGGCGCGCGCCTCTTAAAAGGTGAAACCACCCTAAGTATCGCCGCGCACCGCCTCACGCCACCCAAAAAAGAACGGGTTGCATCCTTACATGTAAAGGACGGATTGTTTGAACTTCTACGTCAAACACGCTCCATGATTGCCACGCAAAAAGGCATCCCTGCGTACCTTGTTTTTAGCGACAAAACCCTCCATGCCATGGCCGAAGCAAGACCTCAAACCAAAGCAGCGTTGCTAGAAGTCGGCGGCGTGGGAGAGAAAAAATGCGAAGCGTACGGGGAAGCGTTTTTGGGGGCTATTGGGTCTTACATGTAAGGCCTAAAATCGCCTCTTTGATGGTTTCAAAAAACGGCTCGACGATGGCGGGTGTGTCCATCGCAAGTACTTCTCCAAGAGGCACCCACGCGAGGGCTTGGTGCTCTAAAAGTTGCAGGTTTTCTCCCGTGTTTAAGGTGCATGCGTACAAATGTAAGGTCACTTCGCCGTGGTCATAGGGCCATATTTGTTTTCCCAAGTAAACCCGTGGGGTGATGAGCGCGCCAAGTTCTTCCATGATTTCGCGCACCACGCACGCTTCTAGGCTCTCATCAGGCTCTAGCTTTCCTCCAGGAAATTCCCATTTGTCGGCCAACGCTTTGCCTTTGGGGCGTTTGGCTAAAAGCACCTTGCCCTCTTCATCGTAAAGCACCGCGCCTACAGCTTCGATTTTGTGCATGGCTTTTCCTTAGGCTAAAATCTTTTTCACGCGTCCTACTGCGCCACCAACCAACCGCACTTTGATGCCATGAGGGTGTGTGGGGGAGTTGGTTAAGAGGCTTTGCACCACGCCTTCGGTGAGTGTTCCTGTGCGCTGGTGTTCTTTGAGCACAATCGCGACGCGGAGTCCTGCGCGGATTTCGCTCCTGCGGGTTCCTTCCATGCTTTTTTCCTTTTAGACTTCTTGCATAACCTTTGAGGGTCATGAAAGAAGTCTATTTTTGGTAAGATTATACCATGACGGTCCTCCAATAGCTCTGTGAGCGGATTTTTGAGGCCACAAAGCACTCAGGAAGAGTACTGGCCGAAAACCCTCGGAGATTTGCCAAGGATGGCAAATCGAGAATGAGCGAATAGGGCTATTGGAAGACCGTTACCCATGGAGGTTCCCATGCACGCTGCTCTTCTTTCCATTGCCCACCATGCCATCGAGGAGGTTTTTGACCCCGCTTGCGCTTTGGACACAAAAGCGTTAAAGGAACAATTTCCCGAACTTTTAACACCACGAGCGACGTTTGTGACACTCACCCTTAATGGAGAACTTCGAGGCTGTATTGGCACACTCGAAGCGAACCATCCTTTGTTGGATGACCTTATCGCCAACGCCAAAGCGGCGGCTTTTGAAGACCCGCGGTTTTACCCGTTGAGCCTTGCGGAGTTTGAAAAAACTGTCCTTGAAATCTCCCTACTCACCCCACCTGAAAAACTTTTTTATCACGGCATCGCCGACCTTAAAGCCCAAGTCGTCCCAGGGGAAGATGGCATCATCTTGCAACTTGGCCGCCACCGTGCAACCTTTTTGCCTCAAGTATGGGAACAATTACCTAGCTTTGCACAATTTTTTAGCCATTTGTGCCACAAAGCTGGCTTGGAAACTGACTGCCTCGCCTCTGGTCCTGACATCTACCGCTACCGTGTAGAGAAAATCCGATGATCATCTGCCCTTATTGTGCCCACGCGTGTCACCTTGAAGAGGGGCAAGTGGGACGTTGTGGGGTCAATCAAAACATCCAAAACACGCTAAAAACCTTAGTCTATGGCCATCCTGAAGCCTTACATGTTGACCCTGTGGAGAAAAAACCTCTTTACCATTTTTTGCCTGGCTCTTTGACCCTTTCTCTGGGCACCGCAGGGTGTAACTTCGTGTGCGATTTTTGCCAAAACTGGCAACTCTCTCAGGTTGTGCCCAAAACATTTGCGCGCACCCTTTCCCCCGAAGCCATCGTTGCGCTCGCCCAAGAAAAGGGCTGTGCGTCCATCAGTTACACCTACAATGAACCGACTATTTTCTTCCCCTACGCCAAAGACATCGGCCTGTGCGCTAGGGAGGCGGGGCTTAAAAACATTTGGGTGAGTAACGGTTTTTTCTCCCAAGAAACCCTGCGCGCCCTGCCCTTTTTTGTGGACGCCGCCAACATCGACCTCAAAGCCTTTAATCCTACCACCTACAAACGCCTTGGCGGGAGGCTAGAGGTGGTGTGCGACAACCTCATCGGCCTTAAAGACCTTGGGATTTGGACAGAAGTGACCACCTTGCTCATCCCTTCTCAAAACGACAGTGAGGAGGAAGTACGCGCCCTCGCACGGTTTATCGCTACCGAGCTTGGCGCGACTACACCATGGCATGTGAGCGCCTTTTTTCCCACCTACAAACAGACCGACCTACCACCCACCTCAGCCCAAAGTTTGCTTCGCGCCAAGGCCATTGGGCACGAAGAAGGTTTGGCAACTATTTACCTTGGCAATGTGGGGCTAGACAACCCTACCCACTGCCTTACATGTAAAGCCTTACTCATCGAACGAGACGGTTTTAAAAGCCGTATTTTAGGGCTAAAAGAGGGCAAATGCCTTACATGTAACCGCCCCCTAGAAGGAGTTTTTTTATGAGTTCACGCCCCTTGGCCGTTGCGGGAATGTTTTACCCCGAAGATGGCGAAGAAATCGCGCGTTTGGTCGCCCACGCCAAAAAACAAGCACCCGTCCTTGCCTCTCCTCCTCGCGCACTCATCGTGCCCCATGCGGGGTACATTTACAGCGGGATTACCGCGTCGTTGGCGTACGCCTCTTGTGCCACGCCCAAACGCGTCGTGGTCATCGGCCCAAGCCACCGCGTACGCCTCAATGGCGCGTCCGTGGCACAATACACGCACGTTCCAACCCCTTGCGGAGCCCTTGCTATCGACACAGCCTTTTGCGCTCATCTTCGAGAACACTTTGAGTGGCTTGGGTTTTTTCCAGCCGCCCATCACGAGCACTCTACGGAGGTGCAAATGCCGTTGCTAAAGTGCCTTTTCCCGCAAGCGAGTGTCGTGGAAATCGTCTATGGCACGCTTTCGCACGAAAACCTTGCAGGGCTTGTGCGCCTCTGCCTTGACGCGCCAGAAACCTTGGTGGTCATCAGTACGGATTTGAGCCATTTTTACCCGCTTGCGCAGGCAAAAGAGAAGGATAACGCGTGCATCGAGGCCATCAAAGCCTTACATGTAAAGGAATTGGAGGGGCACGAAGCGTGTGGCATCACGGGAGTGAAAGCCCTCGTGGAAGTCGCCGCGTCTTACCCGCTCACGCCCAACGTGCTAGAGTATCGCACCAGT
This DNA window, taken from Sulfurospirillum tamanense, encodes the following:
- the amrB gene encoding AmmeMemoRadiSam system protein B is translated as MSSRPLAVAGMFYPEDGEEIARLVAHAKKQAPVLASPPRALIVPHAGYIYSGITASLAYASCATPKRVVVIGPSHRVRLNGASVAQYTHVPTPCGALAIDTAFCAHLREHFEWLGFFPAAHHEHSTEVQMPLLKCLFPQASVVEIVYGTLSHENLAGLVRLCLDAPETLVVISTDLSHFYPLAQAKEKDNACIEAIKALHVKELEGHEACGITGVKALVEVAASYPLTPNVLEYRTSFERSGDASSVVGYVSVTFN
- the hemP gene encoding hemin uptake protein HemP, producing the protein MSKKIDSKILFGEHCVVKIAHEGSVYVLRITKDNKLILTK
- the amrA gene encoding AmmeMemoRadiSam system protein A, which produces MHAALLSIAHHAIEEVFDPACALDTKALKEQFPELLTPRATFVTLTLNGELRGCIGTLEANHPLLDDLIANAKAAAFEDPRFYPLSLAEFEKTVLEISLLTPPEKLFYHGIADLKAQVVPGEDGIILQLGRHRATFLPQVWEQLPSFAQFFSHLCHKAGLETDCLASGPDIYRYRVEKIR
- the amrS gene encoding AmmeMemoRadiSam system radical SAM enzyme, with product MIICPYCAHACHLEEGQVGRCGVNQNIQNTLKTLVYGHPEALHVDPVEKKPLYHFLPGSLTLSLGTAGCNFVCDFCQNWQLSQVVPKTFARTLSPEAIVALAQEKGCASISYTYNEPTIFFPYAKDIGLCAREAGLKNIWVSNGFFSQETLRALPFFVDAANIDLKAFNPTTYKRLGGRLEVVCDNLIGLKDLGIWTEVTTLLIPSQNDSEEEVRALARFIATELGATTPWHVSAFFPTYKQTDLPPTSAQSLLRAKAIGHEEGLATIYLGNVGLDNPTHCLTCKALLIERDGFKSRILGLKEGKCLTCNRPLEGVFL
- a CDS encoding TonB-dependent receptor domain-containing protein, with protein sequence MVQKKHAIAVAAAVAILGHPLLADEIAVTLSEVTVTSAAGFEQKITDAPASISVITKEELEKKPYTNLLDAVREIEGIDLGETRDKTGQGSISIRGMGGDYTLVLIDGRRQNNVGDIYPNSFGGNQQNHIPPLDMVERIEVIRGPMATLYGSDAMGGVINIITKKITDEWVGSITFGQTFQENKDFGDDRTTDIVVMGPLIENKLGLALRGSLYKKDASNPRYAPVTDPAGVVHERTLGFGSGGRTVDNQNWSAGAKLSWLPTDNQEVILDYDISRQKYDNSENQLGTIDGIDSLWRSGNVTSYNPDMTPGATVRRVMPRVGYFEDQRFERDQMALSHVGHWNFGKTDIGVSYIKTANLGRAMPFSVDERKSLQGLWDAACVAGGGAANCANADRADLTPAQQAELEAFLPRERRIMETRQLTFDAKMDIPLGDHLVVVGGQYIDAEHEDGVFALSGSGYDKVQPHKQWALFLEDNYMITDAFTLTGGVRYDNHDKFGGNVSPRIYGVYHINTDWTIKGGVATGYKAPKTDLLYPGIRGFGGQGTGPWIGNPDLKPEKSISKEIAVYYSHPERHNFNITFFHNDFKDKIASGEYIYNDNVGDWADLGYTRWTQNYNLDKAMTRGIEIAGRYYILENLSVKANYTYTDSEQDGGAQDGRPLNNTPKHMYNATIDWEVNKKWNTFLTLSGEKERYRNWDTVEDKALYWEDYHVLHLGASYKPRKNITINARVNNLLDKDFTTYQTSFTDDGSGGYNASYNDDYNLKAKSREFWVSVNATF
- a CDS encoding biopolymer transporter ExbD gives rise to the protein MRSLKRQDAMNVIPFIDVLLVLLAIVFVISNFIALGKIDINLPQASTMEEIDHVKRTIAINAQKEFFLDDAPISRDALVQKIETFSKEDTITIMSDKQAFYEDFIYVIDLLKQNSIDKISMVVKK
- a CDS encoding (deoxy)nucleoside triphosphate pyrophosphohydrolase, producing MHKIEAVGAVLYDEEGKVLLAKRPKGKALADKWEFPGGKLEPDESLEACVVREIMEELGALITPRVYLGKQIWPYDHGEVTLHLYACTLNTGENLQLLEHQALAWVPLGEVLAMDTPAIVEPFFETIKEAILGLTCKTQ
- the exbB gene encoding TonB-system energizer ExbB; translated protein: MEVLKDYVEWAILALLLLMSLVSLSFAIERFFYYRKINLRQFKTKNEAETHLTNNLAALSIIGSNAPYVGLLGTVAGIMIVFYDMGTQSSIDPGVIVVGLSMALKVTAVGLLVAIPTTMVYNMYLRKADTLIGKWEDEVA
- a CDS encoding YwbE family protein, producing MEGTRRSEIRAGLRVAIVLKEHQRTGTLTEGVVQSLLTNSPTHPHGIKVRLVGGAVGRVKKILA
- a CDS encoding energy transducer TonB, with the translated sequence MTKRLERKSFMASFALHGMVFVGYLILAQSNPIKMSTSGNEIVSMQINMVEYKQPAPVVQEFTPPPPPPPPKPIIKQEAPKPVVKPKPIKKELPKPKPIEKPRVVEKAPVAPVEAVKEVAEVVPEEVFHEESTATQVAQSSGPPPSAVANKQALLAAASAQFVQTNFTIIRDMVLRNLVYPNIARRMGQTGVVEMTLVIDKKGKLKEYFVSKSSGHKTLDTAALRSVERVAKADFPKPKSTSTVILPIGFRLN
- a CDS encoding HD domain-containing phosphohydrolase, coding for MKPYSIYPDQFFSTFKKIISKLGFIKNSKRHEGLLREYKEAIDRSAIVSKTDPKGTITYVNDAFCTISQYSAQELLGKPHNIIRHPDMPALAFEEMWHTITSKRPWGGVVKNRKKDGTAYYVKSLINPILNEHGEIEEFIAIRHDVTELEMYRQDLETRLQESVDEIVQTQREILYTVGAIGEKRSKETGLHVKRVAHYSYVLAKLYGLDEKQAQLLREASPMHDIGKVGIPDSVLLKPGPLDDEEWAIIKTHPTLGYEMLKHSNREILQAAAIIAHEHHERWDGKGYPRGLKDEEIHIFGRITAIADVYDALGHDRVYKKAWSLAQIQELFHEEKGRGFDPVLSELFLTHIHQFETIKSNLSPSFF
- the recQ gene encoding DNA helicase RecQ → MTQTIDSLLLEEFGHHQFRPKQREAIEAILAKRDVLMVLPTGGGKSLAFQLPTLLMDGVTLIISPLIALMQDQVRALRANGLNAAMLSSAQSAEENAATIAAMRERKLSFVYLSPERLNTTFMQHVLSSILINFFVIDEAHCISEWGHEFREDYRALSLLKAQFPTVPIAAFTATATPEVQRDILGQLRLHNPLVLKGDLFRSNLFISVQPRLQKGIDALLAFLAPRAHESGIIYVSSRKQSEALAAQLRAKGFRAGCYHAGMSKEDRERAFEDFVFERVSITVATIAFGMGIDKSNIRFVVHMSLPKTLENYYQEIGRAGRDGEKAEALLLYGAEDALLARMRIGEVQDTAHQQLLHQKLNAMVRFASTQTCRHQALARYFSDTIDPCNDACDNCKAGPVEERDITTQARQFLSAIARTHQRFGKSYLIDLVRGSGTQKIAQNGHDTLNVFGIGKEHSKKEWLSIVERLLEMETLGLGEHFELFLTHEGARLLKGETTLSIAAHRLTPPKKERVASLHVKDGLFELLRQTRSMIATQKGIPAYLVFSDKTLHAMAEARPQTKAALLEVGGVGEKKCEAYGEAFLGAIGSYM
- a CDS encoding universal stress protein → MKSPSVLVLMDFSPKSFEALPQALVLAGGKPVYVLHIVETSFFSAKVNMEAITKNLLGQLLLAFPHFPKEHFICTSGAFNKVLKEQISALNVALVVMGQNGEKGALETFFLGSHVKSIVKTAGVPTLLLKSYTPVPYTHVLIPSDLSAESKEHIAHMVALFPKARFSVVYMYTVPFENRLSLYGLNQNEAETFKMGFENEEEDRAKLFFKHLTDTYPNMRCMVRNESVSPATFVELADTLEADLIAVHTTGNFSFLAFDLLEICEDDILIHQK